The DNA sequence ATGTCTTCCTACGAAGCATTCTGCTCACCGACGACACTGACATACGAAGGGACTTTCAGCAGCACATGAACCTTTGCGAGGGAAACCTTGAGACTGCGTTGGCCAGACTTCCGGTTCACATGCCGCACACGATAGATCACATCACAGCTCTGACCTTTTCTGTGAGTGCCCCAAGACTTGACTGCCCGGAACTATTCTGACGCGCCAGCTCCCAGGTATATCACGCAATTAGATCATCTCAGACCTCCCTTGCCTGGAGTTTAGTGACTACAGCCATACATATGAGCATTACTGCCGGTTTTCACCGTGCATCATCGGCCAAGAATGAGTCCAGGCAAGAGACTAACCAGAAAGCATGGCTTTTTTGGTCACTCTACAGTGTTGAGAAGGGCCTCTCCTTGCGACTTGGCCGACCCTCATCCATCTTGGATTACGACATCACAGTACCGCTGCCGCAACATGACGATCCGGAAATCACCGCATACACGTCAACCTTCACCCGGTGGATCAGGTTGTCCATAGTACAGGGCAAGATCTACAAGATGCTGTATAGCCCTGCAGCACTAGCTGAGACCCCGGAAAGAAGGGCAACCTGGGCCCGTTCACTTGTCGAGGAGACAAGAAAGATTTACAAGGAAGTAGAGAAAACAAGCGTGAGTCAATTTGAACGGCGCTTAATAACACTGTAGGGAACGATGATCTGACTTGAAATAGACTCCAACGAGCAACAACAGGTGGAAAACAGCGTCAGGAAACGAGACGGAgctttccttcttctccgagAATGTCCTGTTCTATTCCACTTTGACTCTGATACTGAAGTCTCTTCCTCCAGATGAAGGTTCGACACATCATTTTGCATCAGAGTGCATCACGACCGCAAGAATTGCTCTTGAGAAGCATCAAGAATACTGCAAGGCTCTAGGGCCCGATAGTGGTAGACACATCGACGTCTATGTCAATTGGTGAGACCTATTCCTGTTCCTATACTTCAACCTAATGCTTGTTTGCTGACTGTTTCCAAGGACGATCCTATACAACCCGTTCGTCCCTTTTATCGCCATATTCTGCCACGTCATAGAATCGGGAGACGTGCAAGATCTCAGCCGGCTACAGGCATTCGTTGCCTCTCTAGAATCTGCACGCATGTATTCACAGGCCACAGCAAACATCCACCGCCAGTTTCAAGTCCTTTACAACATCGCGCAGCAGTTCACAGAGATACGCACATCGAATGAGCTTCTcaacgacgaggccatcactGAGTTTGACGAGTATATCCAGGCGTTGGGTATTTTTCCATCCCGAATGACATATAATGATAGTCTTGGGCTTCTACCCAGCGCTGAAGCGGATGATATGGAACTCAACGGCTGGGGCTGGTCTCAGGCTAGATAGAGCATTTGTTGTATTTCAAAAACGACCCAGAGTTGAGGGTCAACCAAAATTGGGATGGTCAAGCATAGAGACGAATGAGCATTTTCAAGGGGCATTATCTCTGACATAGAAACGAAAGTCCGAGCTCCATATATCACAGAACGCGTAGGTAGGGAGGTTGGCAAGTCGATAGAACACGGACTTCAATTAGCTCTAAGAGTAAATAATACAAAAAGCAAGAAAGGTGAAACTAGAGAAGATGTGGAGTCCATATGACTATGGGCACCAGTGAATGTATCCAACTTCTTAGCAAGAAGCTCCAGTGGGGACTCCCTTGCACTTGTCAGACTTCTTGCCACCAGTGACACTGTTGCCAGTCCAGGTCCAGTTCTTGCAGCTGGCGCAGAGAATGTAAACGTCGGTTCCGCTCGACTTGACAGTGCCAACgaccttgttgatggtgacatcAGTGATGGGAACACCAGCACTGGGAGTACCCTTGGGAGAGCCGTTGTCATAATCCTGCTCAATGACGATGCCGTACTTGGCAATGTTTTGGAGGGTGATCGTGTCATACTTGACATCGGAAACAGAGCCGGTCGCTCCATAAACAGTCTTGATGCGGACACCGTTGTCAGAGTTGGCAATGACGGAGTTGAGGATGCGGACAGTCTTGACAACATTGTCCGAGCGGCCACCAACGGAGCCGATGGAcaggccatggccaccgCTGCAGTTTCCTCCAGTGAAGGTAATGTTGGTGCCAGAGTTGATGGCGAGGCAGTCGTCCTGGTTCTTGACAACAGCACCAGAGATGTAAACACCGGTGGATGATCCGACGTCAAAAGCATCAGTGTTGTGACCACCCTGGGTGTCGCCCAGAGAGTTGTCCATGTGAACACCGTAGACGCCAAGGTTGGTGACGCCGTTGATGCTGAAGGCCTGAACAGGGGTGTTCAGGACgttgaggttcttgatgttggagtTCTTGAGGGAGTGGGCGCTGAAgaacttgggcttggtcTTGCCGCCGTTGCTTCCCTTGGTATCCCACCAGCGCTGGCCCTGGCAGTCAATGGAGTGGCCAGAGGCTCCCTCAATAAGAAGGTTGTTTCCGGTAAAGGCAATGAGAGGGCCCTCCCATTCCTTGTAGCCAAAGGTAGTCTTGCCCTGGAAGATGACCTAAAGGAATCCTGTTAGCAGAGAAGGGCGTTGGCTGGGGGACAATCACGAACATGGgtgccatccttgagcttggtcaaGTCCAGAGTAGTTCCCGCAGGGACAGCAATGTTATTGAGGATGATGGTCGAGCAGCTGCCCTTGCCCGCGATAGCAGAGGCAGTGTCAGTGAAAGTGCAGCCAGCGCGAGCTTCCAGAGAGGTAGGGTGGGCAAGAGCCGAGGCGGCAAAGCCAGCGAGCATGAACAAAGAGGAAATCATTGTGGATAGCTAGCTATCGAGTATAAATGAATGAATATAC is a window from the Fusarium keratoplasticum isolate Fu6.1 chromosome 5, whole genome shotgun sequence genome containing:
- a CDS encoding Endopolygalacturonase 1 — its product is MISSLFMLAGFAASALAHPTSLEARAGCTFTDTASAIAGKGSCSTIILNNIAVPAGTTLDLTKLKDGTHVIFQGKTTFGYKEWEGPLIAFTGNNLLIEGASGHSIDCQGQRWWDTKGSNGGKTKPKFFSAHSLKNSNIKNLNVLNTPVQAFSINGVTNLGVYGVHMDNSLGDTQGGHNTDAFDVGSSTGVYISGAVVKNQDDCLAINSGTNITFTGGNCSGGHGLSIGSVGGRSDNVVKTVRILNSVIANSDNGVRIKTVYGATGSVSDVKYDTITLQNIAKYGIVIEQDYDNGSPKGTPSAGVPITDVTINKVVGTVKSSGTDVYILCASCKNWTWTGNSVTGGKKSDKCKGVPTGASC
- a CDS encoding Zn(2)-C6 fungal-type domain-containing protein — encoded protein: MDVDESCADSDFEPQDQTSQRPLASSRNSHRLACTICREKKIACDRLDPCSNCIKKGWNCEFPSRQRSAVKGQRIHITSVYENKISNIEKQLQHVIGILEPYVSASSASAAPSSESPRRKRPCIVNEGERSQAGPRFNAAFPLTPSTNTSSTPLSAFEGDSSLAAHTAMANSLLETAVSTSSLQPRMAEGMEALRQLISVNGEIPDAYGMASSHNPRLGSMPMLPQGDMSMPPIQAVLTVLDLMKSNPRFESMGFHMFLSATKFMGYLNRVYTPGEVPTLADFIIVNGALIDVFLRSILLTDDTDIRRDFQQHMNLCEGNLETALARLPVHMPHTIDHITALTFSVYHAIRSSQTSLAWSLVTTAIHMSITAGFHRASSAKNESRQETNQKAWLFWSLYSVEKGLSLRLGRPSSILDYDITVPLPQHDDPEITAYTSTFTRWIRLSIVQGKIYKMLYSPAALAETPERRATWARSLVEETRKIYKEVEKTSTPTSNNRWKTASGNETELSFFSENVLFYSTLTLILKSLPPDEGSTHHFASECITTARIALEKHQEYCKALGPDSGRHIDVYVNWTILYNPFVPFIAIFCHVIESGDVQDLSRLQAFVASLESARMYSQATANIHRQFQVLYNIAQQFTEIRTSNELLNDEAITEFDEYIQALGIFPSRMTYNDSLGLLPSAEADDMELNGWGWSQAR